A DNA window from Luteolibacter luteus contains the following coding sequences:
- a CDS encoding glycosyltransferase family 4 protein, whose amino-acid sequence MSHSRLISELPGDAVTAAVTLRPRALILDADRNKPWLAERSRRSAEAAGFTCVEGTHLSGPCLILRAGEVLRSPGSFRPPPAPQGKAFVAVGLPPSGEWSDFHSRHGGDYPATLPPPLCEWHATEETAQARLSGETLPPDSRIVHWQALDLARTDQRLSVYQIVTSLQHGGAEKIARDLANALPDHGAASCLVVLGKPHRGTLPPNGVVLDLSHVPRLERAGFLSKLAIAQGADVLHVHLTDADETRALAKSGIPLIATIHNSRQGWPRGWETMASGDIRLMLACSQAVEAELRESLPKIPARTVWNGIRPNQFPETPLPSTHICFTLACVANPRPQKRLDRLPAILAALRDELASRGVIKPVRLIIAGETSPRLPDAVESRAAVDREAAKFGVDLQWTEGKQPVREVLANAHALVSCSAHEGLSLAHLEALSSGRPLIACDTGGTRELAWKNPAVTLLDAEATPATFAQALADALLSPPPSAHKLIWRDFTTDNMTERVARFAKQAASFPKEPGHTLWFVTNNLAMGGAQSSLRRLAKSFHQRGLPVKAALLQEYPEHPTPGRQDLLDHGIEVFVPPPAGIIDPQEGVDLILGEMAAAPPAAVVFWNAITTHKLLLADALPFTRVHDISPGEMWFSSFERCMENPPPGLPCRVPSDYGRLLESFTVKYSAEATRAEAIGAPVMVIPNGVILPPAPRRRKKVEGPLVFGSAARISPQKRLDELIAAFRLALPDLPESVLKIAGGIETGAADYAAELFELSKDLPVEWLGETQDIGDFHAQCDVFVMISDPAGCPNASLEALASGLPVIASDVGGASEQVIDGLNGRLVPARDVSAFADAMVDLSRDAARRDAMSLAAREHIRQHFTVERMTDDYLRLFFPDAS is encoded by the coding sequence GTGTCCCACAGCCGCCTGATTTCCGAACTGCCCGGAGATGCCGTCACTGCTGCGGTGACGCTGCGCCCGCGTGCCCTGATCCTCGATGCGGATCGTAACAAGCCCTGGCTTGCCGAACGATCCCGCCGTAGCGCGGAAGCCGCGGGCTTCACCTGCGTGGAGGGAACCCACCTCTCCGGGCCCTGCCTGATTCTCCGCGCGGGCGAAGTACTACGTTCACCGGGGTCATTCCGTCCTCCGCCGGCCCCTCAAGGAAAAGCCTTCGTGGCCGTAGGCCTCCCGCCTTCCGGAGAGTGGTCGGACTTCCACTCCCGACACGGCGGCGACTACCCTGCAACGCTTCCACCGCCTCTCTGCGAATGGCACGCCACGGAGGAAACGGCGCAAGCGCGTCTCTCCGGAGAAACCCTTCCTCCGGACAGCCGCATTGTACACTGGCAAGCGCTCGATCTGGCACGCACCGACCAGCGCCTCTCCGTCTATCAGATCGTCACCAGTCTCCAGCATGGCGGGGCCGAGAAGATCGCGCGCGACCTTGCCAATGCCCTGCCGGATCACGGAGCCGCCTCATGCCTGGTAGTGCTGGGCAAGCCCCACCGCGGCACCCTGCCGCCAAATGGAGTGGTGCTGGATCTGTCCCATGTCCCGCGGCTGGAGCGCGCTGGCTTTCTCTCAAAACTAGCCATCGCACAGGGAGCCGACGTCCTGCACGTCCACCTCACCGATGCCGATGAAACCCGTGCGCTGGCGAAGTCAGGAATCCCGCTGATCGCCACCATCCACAACTCCCGCCAGGGCTGGCCGCGCGGCTGGGAGACGATGGCAAGCGGGGACATCCGACTGATGCTCGCCTGCTCCCAAGCCGTGGAAGCGGAGCTACGCGAGTCCCTGCCAAAAATTCCCGCTCGCACGGTGTGGAATGGCATTCGTCCCAACCAATTTCCAGAGACCCCGCTACCCTCGACTCACATCTGCTTCACGCTAGCCTGCGTGGCGAATCCCCGGCCTCAAAAGCGCCTCGATCGCCTGCCCGCAATCCTCGCTGCCCTGCGCGATGAACTCGCCTCGCGGGGCGTGATCAAGCCTGTGCGCTTGATCATCGCGGGCGAAACATCCCCTCGGCTGCCCGACGCCGTGGAAAGCCGCGCTGCAGTGGATCGCGAGGCGGCCAAATTCGGGGTCGATCTCCAATGGACCGAGGGCAAGCAGCCGGTGCGCGAGGTGCTGGCAAATGCGCATGCTCTTGTATCTTGCAGTGCTCACGAGGGCCTGAGCCTGGCCCATCTGGAGGCGCTGTCCTCCGGACGTCCGCTCATCGCCTGCGATACCGGCGGAACCCGCGAACTCGCTTGGAAAAATCCTGCAGTCACCCTGCTTGATGCGGAAGCGACGCCCGCCACATTCGCGCAGGCACTGGCAGATGCGCTCCTCTCTCCCCCGCCCTCCGCCCACAAGCTGATCTGGCGGGACTTCACGACGGACAACATGACGGAGCGCGTCGCCCGCTTCGCAAAACAAGCAGCCTCTTTCCCCAAGGAACCCGGGCACACCCTCTGGTTCGTGACCAACAATCTCGCCATGGGCGGCGCGCAGTCATCCCTGCGACGCTTGGCAAAGTCCTTTCACCAGCGTGGCCTCCCGGTGAAGGCCGCCTTGCTTCAAGAGTATCCGGAGCACCCGACCCCGGGACGGCAGGATTTGTTAGATCATGGAATCGAGGTCTTCGTGCCACCGCCAGCAGGAATCATCGACCCGCAGGAAGGAGTGGATCTGATTCTCGGGGAAATGGCCGCAGCCCCGCCCGCCGCGGTGGTCTTCTGGAACGCCATCACCACACACAAGCTGCTGCTCGCCGACGCGCTGCCATTCACCCGGGTACACGACATCTCACCCGGAGAGATGTGGTTCAGCTCCTTCGAACGCTGCATGGAGAATCCACCGCCTGGACTTCCCTGCCGGGTGCCAAGCGATTACGGCCGTCTGCTAGAGAGCTTCACCGTGAAATATTCCGCCGAGGCCACGCGCGCGGAAGCGATCGGCGCACCGGTAATGGTGATCCCGAATGGAGTGATCCTTCCACCCGCGCCCCGTCGCCGCAAGAAAGTGGAAGGCCCCCTGGTCTTTGGCAGCGCCGCGCGGATCAGCCCGCAGAAGCGCCTGGATGAATTGATCGCGGCCTTCCGCCTCGCGCTACCGGATCTTCCCGAGTCCGTGCTGAAGATCGCTGGCGGCATCGAAACCGGTGCCGCAGATTACGCGGCGGAGTTGTTCGAGCTTTCCAAAGACCTACCAGTCGAGTGGCTCGGGGAAACCCAAGACATCGGCGACTTCCACGCGCAGTGCGATGTCTTCGTGATGATCTCCGATCCCGCCGGCTGTCCGAATGCCTCCCTCGAAGCGCTGGCTTCCGGCTTACCGGTGATCGCCAGTGATGTGGGCGGCGCCTCCGAACAAGTGATCGATGGCTTGAATGGCCGCCTGGTTCCCGCCCGCGATGTCTCCGCTTTCGCCGATGCGATGGTGGATCTGTCCCGCGATGCCGCACGCCGGGATGCCATGAGCCTCGCCGCCCGCGAGCATATCCGCCAGCACTTCACGGTGGAGCGGATGACCGATGATTATCTGCGACTCTTTTTCCCTGATGCTTCCTGA
- a CDS encoding formylglycine-generating enzyme family protein: MKGILGAFALCFFAHASRAAEPTLELDLGQGTKLDLVLIQSGSFTQGSPASESGRGADEAQREVILTKDYYIGRSTVTFGQWERFVAETGYRSEAETGTSGGYGWNGSALEQRKNFTWRTPGFAQAADSPVCLLTFPDAQKFCEWLEKKTGRKITLPTEAQWEYACRAGTTTPWHHPEGAGSAWHKDNAGNGTRTVGSKPANPWGLFIGGNVSEWCLDWYGPYPAGEATDPRQDNSNLSDKPRRVLRGGSWNRGPSNTRSAARYRADPRSRNADTGFRIVCSVEAPAPVIAPPSQDLPPVESGTPSASDEATSPMQPGPETPHDPIDAEQGPSRPSSPIRGLLCLLIPAFIVFKIFRAVSRRNNAMSGSTMLNRPAPRPDPRPIPQAVPPVLKTDDGFWIRGDWPEGTALQVRYMVAGAVMMQEILYRPGEKGQFIYTGNKPDSVSVLAGADPENTVENGIFSSSSSSTFRDRDRDRDDDRDRRPPPQRPSAY, encoded by the coding sequence ATGAAAGGAATCCTCGGAGCCTTCGCGCTTTGTTTCTTCGCCCATGCCTCGCGGGCTGCGGAGCCGACGCTGGAGCTCGACCTCGGCCAGGGAACCAAGCTCGATCTCGTCCTGATCCAGTCCGGCAGTTTCACGCAGGGATCTCCCGCGAGCGAATCCGGCCGCGGCGCGGATGAAGCCCAACGCGAGGTAATCCTGACGAAAGACTACTACATCGGTCGTAGCACGGTAACCTTCGGCCAATGGGAACGCTTCGTCGCGGAGACGGGCTATCGCAGCGAAGCGGAGACCGGGACCAGCGGCGGTTATGGCTGGAATGGCAGCGCCTTGGAGCAGCGGAAAAACTTCACGTGGCGGACTCCCGGATTTGCCCAAGCCGCCGATTCACCGGTATGCCTTCTCACTTTTCCGGACGCACAGAAATTCTGCGAGTGGCTGGAGAAAAAAACCGGGAGGAAAATCACCCTGCCGACCGAAGCCCAGTGGGAATACGCCTGCCGGGCTGGCACTACCACCCCATGGCACCACCCGGAGGGTGCCGGCAGCGCCTGGCACAAGGACAACGCCGGAAACGGAACCCGCACGGTCGGATCGAAGCCGGCGAACCCATGGGGACTCTTCATCGGCGGCAATGTTTCCGAATGGTGCCTCGATTGGTATGGACCCTATCCCGCTGGAGAGGCGACCGACCCGCGCCAGGACAATTCCAACCTCAGCGACAAGCCGCGGCGCGTGCTGCGCGGCGGATCATGGAACCGCGGCCCAAGCAACACCCGCAGTGCCGCTCGCTATCGTGCCGATCCGCGCAGCCGGAATGCGGACACCGGTTTCCGCATCGTCTGCTCGGTGGAGGCTCCGGCACCTGTCATTGCCCCGCCATCGCAAGATCTGCCACCGGTCGAATCCGGGACGCCGTCTGCAAGCGACGAGGCGACATCACCGATGCAGCCCGGCCCGGAAACTCCCCACGATCCCATCGATGCTGAGCAAGGGCCGTCCCGTCCCTCTTCTCCGATACGCGGCCTGCTCTGCCTCCTCATCCCGGCCTTCATCGTTTTCAAGATCTTCCGCGCCGTCAGCCGCCGCAACAATGCGATGTCCGGCAGCACGATGCTCAACCGCCCTGCTCCTCGGCCCGATCCTCGCCCGATTCCCCAAGCAGTGCCTCCGGTCTTGAAAACCGACGATGGCTTCTGGATCCGTGGCGATTGGCCGGAAGGAACCGCGCTACAGGTCCGCTACATGGTCGCAGGTGCCGTGATGATGCAGGAAATCCTCTACCGTCCCGGCGAGAAGGGCCAATTCATCTACACCGGAAACAAGCCGGACTCCGTGAGCGTGCTGGCTGGAGCCGATCCGGAAAATACCGTGGAAAACGGGATCTTTTCCAGTTCCTCGTCTTCCACCTTCCGCGATCGGGACCGTGATCGTGATGATGACCGCGATCGCCGCCCTCCGCCGCAGCGACCTTCGGCCTACTGA
- a CDS encoding NAD(P)H-dependent oxidoreductase, with product MHALIVVSHPNPDSLTHSIARELAAGLVGSDPLHSFEIADLTAEGFKPGFTQADLDYFREKIPAPADIAAEQERIDRADTLVLVYPIYWWSLPGLLKGWIDRVFTNGWAYGTGADGKVGKKLRHLKVHLLAVGGADSGTFERHGYFTAMQTQIDHGIFDYCGAQVMTSEFLLDSETQDPQIHLQTARKIGEALFLPDVVAAES from the coding sequence ATGCACGCACTCATCGTTGTTTCCCATCCGAATCCGGATTCTCTCACCCACAGCATCGCGAGGGAACTGGCTGCGGGCCTCGTGGGCTCAGATCCCCTTCATAGCTTCGAAATCGCGGACCTGACAGCAGAGGGGTTCAAGCCCGGCTTCACCCAAGCTGACCTCGACTATTTCCGCGAAAAGATCCCAGCTCCTGCCGACATTGCTGCGGAGCAGGAACGAATCGACCGGGCGGACACGCTCGTCCTCGTCTATCCGATCTACTGGTGGTCCCTGCCCGGTCTTTTGAAAGGCTGGATCGATCGTGTCTTCACGAATGGCTGGGCCTACGGCACCGGCGCAGATGGCAAGGTGGGCAAGAAGCTGCGCCACCTGAAGGTCCATCTTCTCGCTGTCGGCGGTGCGGACTCAGGCACCTTTGAGCGCCATGGTTACTTCACCGCCATGCAGACGCAGATCGATCACGGGATCTTCGACTACTGCGGCGCGCAGGTGATGACATCTGAATTTCTTCTGGATTCGGAAACACAGGATCCGCAAATCCATCTCCAGACGGCCCGGAAGATCGGAGAGGCTCTCTTTCTTCCGGATGTCGTAGCCGCGGAGTCTTGA
- a CDS encoding TetR/AcrR family transcriptional regulator, translated as MEHAWRLIREEGTDALTLARLGEVAGVTKPLVYDHFETRTGLLASLYRKYDLRQISLMDEALQAGTPDLLSRATVIAAAYVGCVLEQGREISGVIAALAGSPELEALRWECEAIFMERCRIALSPFAGERPLSTAGLRAMLGAAEALSCAAARGEISAAEAEEELSGMIVAVVSRRGSDVR; from the coding sequence ATGGAACATGCATGGAGGCTGATCCGGGAGGAGGGGACCGATGCCCTGACACTTGCTCGTTTGGGCGAGGTGGCCGGAGTGACGAAGCCGCTGGTTTACGATCACTTCGAGACGCGCACGGGATTACTGGCATCCCTTTATCGGAAATACGACCTCAGGCAGATCTCGCTGATGGACGAGGCCCTTCAGGCCGGAACTCCGGATCTGCTGAGCCGGGCCACGGTGATCGCCGCCGCCTATGTCGGCTGTGTGCTGGAGCAGGGACGGGAAATTTCGGGCGTGATCGCGGCCTTGGCGGGATCACCGGAATTGGAAGCGCTGCGTTGGGAGTGCGAAGCCATTTTCATGGAGAGGTGCCGCATCGCGCTCTCACCTTTCGCAGGGGAGAGGCCTCTCTCTACGGCTGGCCTCCGGGCCATGCTCGGGGCGGCGGAAGCTCTGTCCTGTGCCGCAGCGAGGGGCGAGATCTCCGCCGCCGAAGCTGAAGAAGAATTGTCCGGAATGATTGTCGCCGTGGTCTCCAGAAGAGGTAGCGATGTTAGATGA